Proteins co-encoded in one Pseudomonas beijingensis genomic window:
- a CDS encoding SfnB family sulfur acquisition oxidoreductase — MSDLAQAKVQSDQDIAPLLLPAQVLRNDAEAIKAAHELAQVARQQAARRDQQRKLPWAEIEQFTRSGLGSIAIPRAYGGPQVSFVTLADVFAIISAADPALGQIPQNQFGVLQLILGTGTERQKKILLQSVLEGWRIGNAGPERGTRNTLELKARITADGDGFVINGQKFYSTGALFAHWVAVKALNDEGRQVLAFVRRGTPGLRIVDDWSGFGQRTTASGTVLLNNVRVDAELVLENWRINETPGVQGAISQLIQAAIDAGIARGAIDDAIAFVRERARPWIDAKVERASDDLYVIADIGKLKIELHAAEALLRKAGQVLDQVSAAPITAQSSARASIAVAEAKALTTEIALHASEKLFELAGSRATLAEFNLDRHWRNARVHTLHDPVRWKYHAVGAYHLNGTLPARHSWI; from the coding sequence ATGTCGGATCTGGCGCAAGCAAAGGTCCAGAGCGACCAGGACATCGCTCCGCTGTTGTTGCCCGCACAGGTGTTGCGCAACGATGCCGAGGCGATCAAAGCCGCCCATGAACTGGCACAAGTGGCTCGTCAGCAAGCCGCCCGTCGTGACCAGCAACGCAAGCTGCCCTGGGCGGAAATCGAGCAATTCACCCGCAGCGGACTGGGCAGCATCGCCATCCCCCGGGCCTACGGCGGCCCGCAGGTGTCGTTCGTCACCCTGGCCGACGTGTTCGCAATCATTTCCGCCGCCGACCCGGCCCTGGGACAGATCCCGCAAAACCAGTTCGGCGTGCTCCAGCTGATTCTCGGTACCGGCACCGAGCGGCAGAAAAAAATCCTGTTGCAGAGCGTGCTCGAAGGCTGGCGCATCGGCAACGCCGGGCCCGAACGTGGCACCCGCAACACCCTTGAACTCAAGGCGCGGATCACCGCCGACGGTGACGGGTTCGTCATCAATGGCCAGAAGTTCTATTCCACTGGGGCACTGTTCGCCCACTGGGTCGCGGTCAAGGCGCTGAATGACGAGGGCCGGCAAGTACTGGCGTTCGTGCGGCGCGGCACCCCTGGCCTGCGGATCGTCGACGATTGGTCGGGCTTCGGCCAGCGCACCACGGCCAGCGGCACCGTGCTGTTGAACAATGTGCGGGTGGATGCCGAGTTGGTCCTGGAGAACTGGCGCATCAACGAAACGCCCGGCGTGCAAGGGGCGATTTCCCAACTGATCCAGGCCGCCATCGATGCCGGCATCGCCCGTGGCGCCATCGACGATGCCATCGCCTTCGTGCGCGAACGGGCCCGGCCCTGGATCGACGCCAAGGTCGAGCGGGCCAGTGATGACCTCTACGTGATCGCCGACATCGGCAAACTGAAAATCGAGTTGCACGCCGCCGAAGCGTTGCTGCGCAAGGCCGGACAAGTACTGGACCAAGTCAGTGCCGCGCCCATCACAGCGCAATCGTCCGCTCGCGCCTCGATTGCCGTGGCCGAAGCCAAGGCGCTCACCACCGAGATCGCCCTGCATGCCAGCGAAAAACTGTTCGAGCTGGCCGGCAGCCGCGCCACCCTCGCCGAATTCAATCTCGATCGCCACTGGCGCAACGCACGGGTCCACACCCTGCACGATCCGGTGCGCTGGAAGTATCACGCGGTAGGCGCCTACCACCTGAACGGCACCTTGCCGGCCCGGCATTCCTGGATCTGA